The Nyctibius grandis isolate bNycGra1 unplaced genomic scaffold, bNycGra1.pri scaffold_134_arrow_ctg1, whole genome shotgun sequence nucleotide sequence GCCCTCCACCTCGGCGTcctggggggcagaggggaggctgagggggggACAGgcacccccctgcccaccccacctgCCCCCCAGGGGCCGTGGGGTCCCCCCCACGGTGCCCACCCCCCACTCACCTGCATGGCACCGTAGGCAGCCTCCGCCGCCGCCTTCCGCCCGTAGTTGACGAAGGCGCAGCGACGCTCGGGCAGCAGCCGGATGGAGCGGATCTCCCCGAACCTGGGGGGCAGAGGGTGAGCACCCACCCCCCAGAGAGCCCCCCGGGGCAGAGGGTCAGCACCCACCCCCCAGACAGCCCCCCGGGGGCAGAGGGTGAGCACCCACCCCCCAGAGAGCCCCCCGGGGGCAGAGGGTGAGCACCCACCCCCAGAGAGCCCCCCGGGGGCAGAGGGCCAGCACCCACCCCCCAGAGAGCCCCCCGGGGGCAGAGGGTGAGCACCCACCCCCGAGAGAGCCCCCCGGGGCAGCAGCGACGGGGaacggggacagggacaggcagggggcTGGCCGGGCACTGGGGTGGTGACGCGGGGCAGGACGGGCATGGGGATGGTGACATGGGGATGGTGACACGGGGCAGGATGGGCACGGGGCTGGCAGGACACCGGGGTGCAGGATCTTGGCATGGGGATGGTGACACGGAGCTGGCAGGGCACCGGGATGGTGACGTGGGGCAGGACGGGCACGGAGCAGGATGGGCACTGGGATGGTGACACAGGGCAGGACAGGCACGGAGCTGGCAGGGTACTGGGGTGCAAGGGGGCCACGGgggccagcctggggacacACTTACCGGCCGAAGGAGCCCCGCAGCACCTTCTCGGTGACCCTGGCGGTGACGTTGCCCACCCAGAGCGGGTAGCAGTCCCTGCCAAACCGCACCGGTGGCACCGGCCGTCAGCTCTGCCCCCAGCACCGCCAGCTCCACCGGAGCTCTGGGACCCACCCGctcctgcccgccgcccccagTAAGCACCAGTCGCCGTCCCAGCCGGGCACGGggccccctgtcccccccagccccggccctaCCTGGCGGGGTGGTTCGGAGGCAGCGTCTGCTGGCCACTggccgcggcccggccctgGCCCCGCGCCTGGCTCCTGGAGCCCACGACGGTCACGAAGCCGCTCGCGTCCGTGTCCCGGCGGCTCCGGCTCACCCACTCCCCTGCCCAGGGGCAGGGACGGGCTCAGCCGGCCCCGTGGGCCAGCACGGCACCACCGtgggccagccccagccccggcgtCCCCCCAGACCCCAGCCCAggtccccccgcaccccccggcCGCCGCGGTCCCTTACCGGGGGGCGGTGGTGGCGGCTCCCCAGCCTCCagcggggatggggacaccgGGACCCCCCCTGGGCTGCTCCGCTGCGGGGGAAGAGGAGGGTCAGGCCCTgcgggggggcagggggggctggggggccgggggggccgggggctcaCCCGCAGCAGGGCCCGGCAGGCCTCCAGCTGGGCGACGGCGTCGGCGTTGGCCCCGTCCCGGCGCAGCAGCTCCTCGAAGGTGCCCACGGCCTCGGCGTAgcgctggggcggggggagaggggctgagcccccaCTGCCCCCACCAGACCCCTGCCCGGCACCCGGGCCCTGCTGCACCCACGCAGGGCTCTGCCTGGCCCCGctggcaccccacagccccccccagtCCTGGCACCCTACAGCACCCTGCCcaggcaccctgcagcccccctgcccagACCTGCtggcaccctgcagcccccccaagTCCTGGCACCTcacagcaccctgcccaggcaccctgcagcccccctgcccagTCCCACTGGCACCCCAtggcaccccacagcccccccaagTCCTGGCATCTCACAGCACCCCACCcaggcaccctgcagcccccctgcccagTCCCACTGGCACCCCAtggcaccccacagcccccccaagTCCTGGCACCTcacagcaccctgcccaggcaccctgcagccccgctgcccaCTGCCTCCAGCCCAAGCACCCTgctgccccctgcccaccctcactggcaccccacagccccctgcccagcgCCACtagcaccccacagccccccaagTCCTGGCCCCTCACAGCACCCCACCCAGGCACACTGGCACCCTGCAACCccctgcctggccctgctggcaccccgcagcccccctgcccagccccagccccccctccccagtacCTCCAGCCCCCGCAGCGCCTTGCCCTTGCGGAAGAAGCCTTTGGGCCACCCGGGCCGGAGCCGCAGCGCGACCTGCGCGTCCCCCAGGGCCTCCTCGTAGCGCCGCAGCTTCTCGTAGCAGTAGGAGCGGTTCCCGAAGAGCCTGCGGGCACGGCGGGGTCGGTGCCGCCCGGgacccgcagcccccccgggacatgccgccccccggccccgccgctcacCGGTGCTCGCCGGGGTTCAGCCTCACGGCCTCGGTGAAGGCCAGCACCGCCTCGGCGTAGTGGCCCTTCTGGGCCGCCTCGTTGCCACGGCCTGCGGGGAGAGCATCGCCCGCTGCTGACCCCCAGCGcggcggggacacggggggctgtggggacgggcagaggggagcagggcgGGGGGCTCTGCTGCCACCCAGCCAGGAGGGGATGGCACCTTGGGGACAGCCCAGGGCCATAACGGGCAGCACCGTGCCAGCGAGGGGCCCTGGCACAGACCCCCTGGGCAGAGCTACCCCCCTGGGCAGAGCCCCACACCCCAGGCTGGGACCCCCCGGCCCCTCCAGCGCCCACGTCTCTCCAGGGCACACGGGGAGGGTGCAGCAGCCCCCGCAGCGGGACCCCCCCTCCTCTGGCTGCCCGAGGGGCCCCGAGGCACTGACCTGCGAGAACCAGGCTCTGCTCCACCGCGCTCGCGTCCGGGGGCACAGGCTGGGGCGGGGGCGCCTGcgggggggggcaggcagggcagcgaGGTGCTGGGTGCCCGCAGGGTGGGCAGGACCctccccagggccccccccagGCTCCAGCTCACCTTCCTGGGCGCCCTCTTGCCCGGCTCCGCGCTGTCCTTCCTGGGGGGCTTCTCCTTCCCCGGCGCCGGCAGCCTCACGCCCGCTTTCTGCCGGGCTTTGAAGACGAAGGTGCAGCTCAAGTCCAGCTCGTCCTGCGAGAGGCAGGGTGGGCGAGGCGGGCAgagcccccggcccgcccgcaGGGCACACCCCGCGCCCACCCGCGCCAGGAGCCCtcacctccatctcctcccGGCTGCCTCCCTTCTCCCTGGAGGGGGCTGCGCTGCCCTGGGGGCACGGGGAGGTGCTGGGGCCCCGCCAGCCCTCGCCCCCCTCCTCAGCATTGCTGTCCTGGGGGTGCCCGGCGCCCGCAGCGCTGCTCAGGGACGAGGCGCTCTggaaggagagggcaggagcGAGGTGGCAGCGGGGCTCTGCCTgccgcccccctccccacagaGACCCCCCGGAGCCCCCACGGCAGCGCTCACCGACTCGGCCTCCCGCTTGCTCTTCAGCTCCTGTCCCAGTTTCTCCTGTTTCTTCCGCTCTTTCTGCTTCTGGAACCCAGAGATAAAGTCAGCGGGCGCCTGGCAGAGTGGCacagccccgcgcccgcccccaCGCCGCGGCACcttcttcttcagcttcttctTCTCCGCTTTCCTCTTCATCCTCTCCTCCTCCGCCACCAGCTCCTGCGCGTTCCTCTCCACCTCCTGGGCGAGCGACGCCGTGAGCGCCAGCGCCTGGCACCGCGCCGCGCCGCGGCCGGGAGAGCGGGACTGGCACCGGGTGtgcccacagcagccctgccagcccccccggGTCAGCCGTGCCAGCCCCCCCGGgtcacccctgccagcccccagggtcacccctgccagcccccgggtcacccctgccagcccccggTCCCCGGTCCAGCGGGCTCACCTTGGCGGTGGGCGGCAGCGCCCAGGGCGCGGGCAGACCGGGCAGACCGGGCGGccgggccccggggcgggcggggggcggctccTCGCACAGGAAAAACTTCCTGAACCCGCAGAAGTTGTGCCGGGGGTCGCCGTCCTCGTCCCAGCGCGGGCTGAGGCCGAGccacccttcctcctcctcctcctcctcctcctcctcctcctcctcctcgctggGCTCCTCCAGCCGCCCCCGGTAATACCAGAAGCCCGGGCCTGGGCACGGAGAACCGGGACCgtcagcagcagctcccgggcgccccgcccgccccctgCTCCCGACTCACCGCGGCCGAAGGTgtccggggcggcggcggcggcgggcgggcagtGCCGGGGACAGAAGGGCGCTGCGGGGAGCGGAGCCGGGGCTCAGCCCTCGGAAACGAAACCGAAACCGAGTCCCagcgccggggcggggccgggctctccccgccccgccgctacccgctcccccccccccccccagcaccggACACCCGGCCCCACCGAGCCCCGGTTCACAGCgcggctcccgccgccccgggacccccccggtgCCCTCCCCGCCCCGTACCGCCGCTCCAGCCGCCGGGGCCCAGCACGCAGCCCCAGGGGCACGCGGCAGGGACGGCCCCGAACCCAGGGTCGCCCATTCCCGGCCCCACCGGGTCCCGCatcccgcccgcccccggcaTCGCCCCGGgccgccggcgccgccgccgccgggcgcgTCGGAGCTCAGGCATGGCGCGGACCGGAAGTGGCGGGACGGCGGGACCGGAAGTGGGGCAAACACCGCCTGAAGCTACCCGCCGCCATCTTAGGTGAGGGCAGGACGGCGGCCCGGCAGGCCCGCGCCCAGCACCACCGGGGCTCCTCGTCCCCTCCCGCCGTCCCCGCCTCCCCTCAAGCTACGGGGCCGCCTCCACCGAGCACCGCGGGGCTGCCCTGCCCGTTCCTCCGCCTTAGCGCGGCCTGTTTCCTCTCCGCCGCCCCCGGGGACGGCCCAGCGGCGGCGCTGAACGTCGGGGCGGGGGGCCCGGCTCACAGGTGAGACCCCCGGGCCCGGGCTCCTCACCGGGGCCTAGGCCGCGCTCGGCGTCTCCTTGGCAACGGGCCCCCACCGagagggggcgtggcctggcTCTAGGGGGCGTGGCCTGAAGACAGGATGGTCCAATAGGGGGCGTGGCCTGAgcgagggggcgtggcctgaGTGAGGGGGCGTGGCCCCATCGTAAGGGCAGGACAGGTGACAAGTGCCTTGCCATTAACATGCAATTAACGCGCAATTAACGTGCAATTAATGTGTAATTGACATGTAACGGGTGCATAAGTGTGGCTGGCACccggcaggagcagccccaggtgccagcaggggctgggggctccccaGGTGCCCCCAGGGGACAGGGGGGGGTCTCAGCGCCAGGGCTGGGTGGCTGCGGGGTGGCACggctgtccccgtgtcccctctgGGCACCGGGGTGGCCACGGGCACGACGGGCTGCCCCCCGCGTTGCCCCGCACCGAGGGTCCCTGCCCCTGCAGGTGGCGGCTCGCCGGGGGTCCCTGCGGAGGCCATGGTGCGTGGCCACGGCGgcgaggatgaggaggaggaggacgaggaggaggaggaggaggcaccGTCGCTCCCGGCCGCGCTGGAGCAGAGCTTCCCCGGGCTGCGCCGCTGCCTCTGCGTCTGGCAGGACCCCCGCACCGGGACCTGCCGGGGCCACGTGCGGCCCCAGCCCGGCGACGGTGCCGCCGCCTTCTCCTACCACCCCGTCCACCCGCGCGTGGCCGAGCGCGGTGCCGCCCTGCACGCCCTGCTGCGGCACCGCCGCCTCCTCCTGCTCGCCCGCGACTACAGCCGCCGGCTGAAGGCCGCCTCCGACTTCCTCCGCCGGCTCCTGGCGCTGCCGGGGGAGCCGGGGGCCGCCGGGCCGCTGCGGGGGCTCTGCCGGGCGCTGCGCACGCACGCCGGGCACTGGGGCAGGCTGCGGCGGCGGGTGCGCGGTGACCCGTGGCTGTGGCTGCACGGGCACGAGCCGGTGCGGCACATGCGGCGGGCGCTGGCCCTGCTGGCCCTGCACGGCACACGGCTGGCCGAGCGCCACGCTGAGGCGCGGCTACGGGAGCTGGCacgggccggccccgccgctgcccccacCCCGGCGCTGCTCTGCGACCTCTTCCAGGGCCTGGACATCTACAACCGGGTGGTGGGTGACCTGGCCCTGGAGCTGGGCGCCGCCGGTGTCACCGGCACCGGGGCCTGCCCCCGTGCCTTCCCCCcggacagggtgctgggggtaCTGGCCACCGAGCGGGGCTGGCTGGTGGCCGAGCggctccagcccctcctgcGCGGGGCCGAGCACGGCTGCTGGGAGGACGCCGCGGTGCCCTGGCCCCCGGAGCGCGGTGCCGCGGGGGACGCCGGAGCCTCCGGCCAGGAGGAGCCGCCGGGCCTCGCCGGGGAGCTGCGGGCGCTGTGCCGGGAGGACGCGGAGCTGATGGGGCTCGTCCTGGGCGTGCTGGTGGCCTCCACCGACAGCCTCCGGCGCCACGTCCTCCGCGGGCCCAAGCAGGAGAAGCCGGCGGCGGCGGAGAGCCCCGAGCCCACAGAGCCGCCGGTGGCCACCCCGGGCACCGGCTGGCAGCCAGACGCCTCCCGCACGCCCGCGGCCGAGGCCCTGCACGCCCGGTACCGCCCGCTCCTGTGGGGGGCGGCCGGTGCCGCGCTGGCGCATCGCCTGGGGCCCGGCACCGGCAGCCCGGCCGCGGCGTGGGGGCTGAGCCGTGCCCTCGCCCAGGGTAGGCGGGGGCCAggaggggggcagcggggcggcaGCACTGAGGAGCGGCTCCCCGGAGCCCTGCGGGGCCACCGCGGGGTGCGCTGGCCCTcacccctgtccccctgcagccggCGTCCCCCGGGAGTgcgaggaggagctggggcagctctgcctgcggctgtgctgctggggcgCCCTGCGGAGCTGGGAGAGAGGTGCGGGGTGTGGGTACGGGGTACAGGGTGCCAGGTGTGGGGTATGGGGTGCAGGGTGTGGGGTAGGGGGTGCTGGGTATGGGGCGCAGGGTACAGGGTGCCTGGTGTTGGGGTATGGGGTGCTGGGTGTGGGGTACAGGGTACGGGGTGTGGGGTATGGGGTATGGGGTGCCGGGTATGGGGTACAGGGTACGGGGTGTGGGGTATGGGGTGCCGGGTATGGGGTGCCAGGTGTGGGGTGCGGGTTGTGGGGTATGGGGTGTGGGGTAcgggctgtggggtgctgggtACAGCATACGGGGTACGGGGTGCCGGGTGTGGGGTACAGGGTGCTGTGtatggggtgctgggtgcagggTACAGGGTGTGGGTATGGGGTGCCGGGTATGGGGTACGGGGTGCTGGGTGTGGGGTACGGGGCACAGGGCACGGGGTGCCGGGTGTGGGGTGCCGGCAGGAGGCCGTCCCGGGGCTGCTGACCGTTGCCCCCCCGCAGACTTCCCCCGCGCCCTGGGCTCGGCACTGTCCGACCCGTGCTCGGGGCAGCCGGTGCCCGCGGCAGGGCCGGTGGGCAGCAGGACGGCGCGGCGCCTGCAGCGGCTCTACCCGGCCCTGGCCTTGGCCCTGCGCTGCCTGCGGGCCCTGCCCGGTgagcggggccgcggggggcacggggggggtcccgggggtgtCCCCCCTGAGGTGACCcccgcccgctgccccccagGCCGCCCCCCCGGGCCGCCCTGCCCGCGCCTGCGGGTGCTGGGCTGCTGCGTGGCCACGGCACAGGCCGCCTGCGCCTGGCTGCTGGGCACTGCCCGCCGGCACCTGGCGGCCGCCGCCCTGCCCCAGTTCCTGCTGGTCGCTGTGGGGGACATGCGGGTACGTGGGGGACGGGGACCGAGGTGTGGGGCGGGGACCTGCCCGGGGGGGGTCAgcctggggggctgggggctgtggggctgggggctgtgagCTGGccatggggctgtggggctgggggctgcctgtGGGGCTGGCCATGGGGTtatggggctggggctggctgtggggctggctgtGGGGCTATGGGTCTGGGGGCTGGCTGTGGGGCTAGCTGTGGGGCTATGGggctggctgtggggctggggctggccgTGGGGCTGTAGGGCTGGGGTCTGTGGGctggccgtggggctggggctggctatggggctgtggggctggggctggccatggggctgtggggctggccaTGGGGCTGAGAATGGCTGTGGGGCTATCCGTGGGGCTGgccgtggggctgtggggctggctatggggctggctgtggggcaggacccctctcccccctcttccctgcagctgctgaaggcGGCGACGGAcgagctggtgctgctggcgAGCGGGACCCTCCCGGtgcccggggccgcccccccgccgctgccccacCGGGAGcaccagctgtgccagcagctccGCTCCGTGGCTGCCAGCATCCAGGTACGGGCCTCCGGGAGCCGAGCCGTGCCGTGCCACGGTGGTTCTGGGGCTCCTGCGTGGCCGGGGTAGCCGCGGGGTGCCCTGGCCCCGCCGTGCCACCCCGTTTGCCCCCGCTGTGCCCCCAGCTCTTCTCCGGGGACGCGCTGCAGATGTTCTCCGCCGGCTGCAAGCGCATCTCGGCCGAGATCTTCCAGCAGACCATGCCGGGGGGCAAGCACTGGCGGGCCGGCCTGCGCCCCGGTGGGTAGGGGTGCCCGGGCGGTGGGCACGGCACCGTGCAGGGCACCGTGCAGGGCTGAgccggtgcccccccccgccccgcagacCCCCCCGTCTCCCCCAGCGCGtacgcggcggcggcggcgcaggcGGTGCTGGGCCAGGCGCTGCGGGGTGCCCGGCTCCTGCCCCGCGACGCCCAGGTGCCCGCCCTGGCCCGGGCCACCACGGCCTTCCTGGAGGCCTGGATGGAGCACGTCCTGGCGCGTGGCATCAAGTTCAGGTGGGGCTGGGCGgtggggggcggtggggggtgtggggggcacagggctgaGTGCCCACCgtgccccccccagcctgcaggGAGCCCTGCAGCTGCGGCAGGACTGGGAGCTGGCGCGGGAGCTGGTGGGCTCGGAGCGCTCGGGGCTGGCACCCGAGGCCCGGCGGGCACTGCTCGCCCTCCGCGTCTTCCAGCAGATGGACGGCGCcatcctctgcctcctgcagcagcccggGGGGGCGGCCGGTGCCCCCCGGCCCTGGCACTGCCTGCGCCGCTGCTGTGAGTCGGGGCGGGCACGGATGGGGATGGCccctgggggacaccggggTCACCGTGGGCCAACGCTGTGCCCTCGGGGCCAGGAAGGGCAACGGTGCCCTGGGgggtgaggaagagtgtgggcagcagggcgagggaggttctcctgcccctctgctggGCCCCCAGTTCAGGAcagaccaggagctactggTCCACGGGGCAAGAGCCACCTCTTGGGGTGCCACCCACCAGCACGAAGGTCCGGGACCccccactgtccccatcccctcgtgtcccctcactctgtcccctctccccacccaggCTCTGCCATCACCGCCCACCCCAGCACCGACACCCTGGACACCCTGGTGACACCGGCGGTggcagggacccccccggcTGTCCCCGGTGCCCACCGACGGGGCAGCACCCCCGAGTCCTACTTGTCGGGCGACCAGCGCCGGTGGCTCGCGCTACGGCTGCGCCGCCGGCGTGTGCCGGGGCTGTGCTGCACCGGGAACGGCCCGTGACCGGTGACAATAAACCGGGGCTGAGATTGTGTCCGTGTGTCTGTCCTCTGAACGGTGGGGTGGGGGCTGACCGGCCCCCGACCGCCCCGTCGGGGTCGCCGGGGGCGGCTGCGGCCCCGAACGGGGCCGCAGCCGCCCCCGGCGACCCCGACGGGGCGGTCGGGGGCCGGTGGTACCGGAGCCCCCGGTGATGACTACGACTCCCATGATCCCGGTCACTTCCGTCGCGGGGCGGGGTCGTACCGAGCCGAGCTCCCCTTCCCGGTCCCGGTGCGGGCTCCGGTGCCGCCCGCCATGTCCGTCCCCTCCTCCGCCGTTCCCAGCTCCGAACCGGGCGGTACCGATCGCGTCGTTACGGTACGGGACGGGGTAGAGGGAGGGGGTCGAGAgctgtgtccccccaccccccacgCCGCCGCCACACCGGGTTGAGCCCCCCGGTGCCACCGGGAGcggtggggatggggtggggggggtccctgatGGGGGTCGGGGGTCTCTGAAGGGGGTCGGGGGTCTCTGAAGGGTGGGGGGTGCGTGGTGGGGGGGTCCCTTGGGGGTGCCGGGGGAGGCTGGGGGTCTATGGGGGTCtcaggggaggctggggggtgcgtggggggtccggggggagggtggggggtgcATGGCGGGGGTCCCATGGGGGTCCCAGGAGAAGCTGGGGGTCCCTCAGGGGTcccaggggaggctggggggtctatgggggtcccaggggagggtggggggtgcgtgggggggggtcccttgAGGGTCCTAGGAGAGGCTGGGGGTCTATGGGGGTcccaggagaggctggggggtGCGTGGTGGGGGTCCCGAGGAAAGCTGGGTGTCCATGGGGATCCtagggggaggctggggggtgcGTGGCGGGGGTCCCATGGGGGTCCCAGGAGAAGCTGGGGGTCCCTCAGGGGTcccaggggaggctggggggtgcgtggggggtcctgggggagggtgggggtcTATGGGGGTCTCAGAGGAGGCTGGGGGGTGTGTGGCAGGGGTCCCTTGAGGGTCCCAGGAGAGGCTGGGTGTCCatgggggtccccggggggaggctgggggtCTATGGGGATCctggggggaggctggggggtgcGTGGCGGGGGTCCCACGGGGGTCCCATGGGGGTCCCGGGTGGCGTCACGGTGCCCCGGCACACGGTGACGGTGCCCGCGGTGCGCAGGGTCCCTGCCCGGCGGgcgcggaggaggaggaggatggggacgAGGACCTGCTGGGGGCGGGGGATCCCCGCGCCTGGACCCCCCAGGAGAAGCTGCTGCACGAGGCGCGGCTGAAGGCCAAGGCCAAGCGGCGGCTGCGGCGCGCGTCGTCCCGGGACTCGGCCCGCGAGTCGCTCTCCGAGGGCACCGAGCCCGGCCCCGAGCCCGGCAGCCCCAAGGGCAGGAGCCACGACCGCCGGTCCCGCATGGGCaagggccgggggctgcccaAGAAAGGTGAGGGGCTGGGACCcctcctgtggggctgggacccctcccgtggggctgggacctgtcctgtggggctgggacccctcccgtggggctgggaccccTCCCGTGGGCCTGGGACCCTCCCGTGGGCCTGGGACcctcctgtggggctgggacccctcccgtggggctgggacccctcccgtggggctgggacccctcccgtggggctgggacctgtcctgtggggctgggaccctcccgtggggctgggacccGGCTGGGACCTGTcccgtggggctgggaccctcccgtggggctgggaccctcccgtggggctgggacctgtcccgtggggctgggaccctcctgtggggctgggactctcctgtggggctgggacccctCCCGTGGGGCTAGGACCCGTcccgtggggctgggacccctcccgtggggctgggactctcccgtggggctgggaccctcctgtggggctgggacctctcctgtggggctgggaccctCTTGTGGGGCTCGGACCCCTCTTGTGGGGCTGGGACCCTCCCGTGGAGCTGGGACCTgtcctgtggggctgggaccctcccgtggggctgggacccTCCTGGGGGCCTGGGACcctcctgtggggctgggacctGTCCCGTGGGGCTGGGACCTCTCTTGTGGGGCTGGGACCCTCCTGTGGGACTGGGACCACTCCTGCATCCCTGTGGGACTGGGACCCCTcccgtggggctgggaccccTCCTGTGGAGCTGGGACCCCCCTTGTGGGGCTGGGTCCCCATGGGGCTGGGACCCCTcccgtggggctgggacccTCAGGCAGCGCCCCCAGGCTTAGCCCCTGCCTGGGGGGGTCCCACTGGGGTCCTGGGTGCTCCCCCGCCGCTGAGCCCCCGCTGACCCCGCGCGTGCCCCACGCAGGCGGCGCGGGGGGCAAGGGCGTGTGGGGCGCCCCCGGCGTGGTCTACGGCTACCAGGAGCCCGACGCCCGCGACCCCAACTACGACGAGGCGGCTCAGGTacggccccagccccgcgccgtccccccccgcccccccccaacgccgcgggcagccccggTGGGCAGCGGCGCGGGCAGGGGCGGCATCGTCCCGGTGCCCGCAGGGGGACACGGTGTACGCCACGGTGGTGCCGGAGCTGGAGGAGGGCGAGCTGGAGAAGAACGTGCAGCCCACGGTGCTGGAGTACTTCGAGCACGGGGACACCAGCGAGGTCATGGTGcgtgggggcgggcgggggtccTGGGTGGGGACGGGGGCCGTGCTGCCGCCAGCgagggcggggggagagggacCTCGGGGGGCTCAAGTGTGGGAGGAGTAACCCCACGCACCGGTACGGGCTGGGGGTGGTCTACTGGGGAGCAGCGCTGCGGGGAAGGTTCTGGGGGGCAACAAGGTCACCACGAGCCAACGCTGTGCCCTCGGGGCCAGGAAGGGcaacggtgtcctggggtgcgtgaggaagagtgtgggcagcagggcgagggaggttctcctgcccctctgcacGGCCCTGgggaggccacacctggaggaactgtgggcagtgctgggccccccagttcaagagagaccaggagctactggggagagtccagcggagggtacggagatggtccgagggctggagcatctctgctgcgaggagaggctgagggagctggcgctGTGAGGGGGGGGCTCATCAACGCCCCCGTGCCCCCGTGCCCGGCGCAGGAGCTGCTGCGGGGGCTGAACCTGGGCAGCCGGCGGCACGCGGTGCCCTCGCTGGCGGTGGCCCTGGCGCTGGAGGGCAAGGCCAGCCACCGCGAGCTCACCTCCCGCCTGCTCTCCGACCTGGTGGGGCGCGTCGTCACCCCCGAGGACATCGCCTGGGCCTTCGACAAGATGCTGCGGGACCTGCCCGACCTCATCCTCGACACCCCCGAGGCCCCCCAGGTGCGGGCAGGGcgcggggacggggacggggacgggacgggggatgctctggggggATGTGGCCATACtggggggatgctctgggggcCCATGGCCATACTGGGGGGATGCTCTGCGGGGACATGGCCGTGCTGGGGGGCACACGGTCATACTGGGGGGTTGCTCTGGGGGTCCATGGCCATACtggggggatgctctgggggcCCATGGCCATACTGGGGGGCCATGGCCATACtggggggatgctctgggggcCCATGGCCATGCTGGGGAGCCATGGCCATACTGGGGGGTTGCTCTGGGGGTCCATGGCCATACTGGGGGGATGCTCTGTGGGGACATG carries:
- the CCDC142 gene encoding LOW QUALITY PROTEIN: coiled-coil domain-containing protein 142 (The sequence of the model RefSeq protein was modified relative to this genomic sequence to represent the inferred CDS: substituted 1 base at 1 genomic stop codon) yields the protein MVRGHGGEDEEEEDEEEEEEAPSLPAALEQSFPGLRRCLCVWQDPRTGTCRGHVRPQPGDGAAAFSYHPVHPRVAERGAALHALLRHRRLLLLARDYSRRLKAASDFLRRLLALPGEPGAAGPLRGLCRALRTHAGHWGRLRRRVRGDPWLWLHGHEPVRHMRRALALLALHGTRLAERHAEARLRELARAGPAAAPTPALLCDLFQGLDIYNRVVGDLALELGAAGVTGTGACPRAFPPDRVLGVLATERGWLVAERLQPLLRGAEHGCWEDAAVPWPPERGAAGDAGASGQEEPPGLAGELRALCREDAELMGLVLGVLVASTDSLRRHVLRGPKQEKPAAAESPEPTEPPVATPGTGWQPDASRTPAAEALHARYRPLLWGAAGAALAHRLGPGTGSPAAAWGLSRALAQAGVPRECEEELGQLCLRLCCWGALRSWERDFPRALGSALSDPCSGQPVPAAGPVGSRTARRLQRLYPALALALRCLRALPGRPPGPPCPRLRVLGCCVATAQAACAWLLGTARRHLAAAALPQFLLVAVGDMRLLKAATDELVLLASGTLPVPGAAPPPLPHREHQLCQQLRSVAASIQLFSGDALQMFSAGCKRISAEIFQQTMPGGKHWRAGLRPDPPVSPSAYAAAAAQAVLGQALRGARLLPRDAQVPALARATTAFLEAWMEHVLARGIKFSLQGALQLRQDWELARELVGSERSGLAPEARRALLALRVFQQMDGAILCLLQQPGGAAGAPRPWHCLRRCCESGRARMGMAPGGHRGHRGPTLCPRGQEGQRCPGGXGRVWAAGRGRFSCPSAGPPVQDRPGATGPRGKSHLLGCHPPARRSGTPHCPHPLVSPHSVPSPHPGSAITAHPSTDTLDTLVTPAVAGTPPAVPGAHRRGSTPESYLSGDQRRWLALRLRRRRVPGLCCTGNGP
- the LOC137677302 gene encoding programmed cell death protein 4-like; amino-acid sequence: MSVPSSAVPSSEPGGTDRVVTGPCPAGAEEEEDGDEDLLGAGDPRAWTPQEKLLHEARLKAKAKRRLRRASSRDSARESLSEGTEPGPEPGSPKGRSHDRRSRMGKGRGLPKKGGAGGKGVWGAPGVVYGYQEPDARDPNYDEAAQGDTVYATVVPELEEGELEKNVQPTVLEYFEHGDTSEVMELLRGLNLGSRRHAVPSLAVALALEGKASHRELTSRLLSDLVGRVVTPEDIAWAFDKMLRDLPDLILDTPEAPQLLGQFIARAVADHALPLDFLERYKGRVDCEHARAALDRAAVLLRIKRDVNRLDNVWGVGGGQRPVKHLVKEMNLLLREYLLSGEVAEAEHCLRELEVPHFHHELVYEAVVMVLEGSGEEPVAKMVTLLKVLWETGLVTLDQMNRGFQRVYEELGDISLDVPLAQGLLERLVELCFDRGVITRALRDACPARGRKRCVSEGDGGRVKQ
- the TTC31 gene encoding tetratricopeptide repeat protein 31; translation: MRDPVGPGMGDPGFGAVPAACPWGCVLGPGGWSGAPFCPRHCPPAAAAAPDTFGRGPGFWYYRGRLEEPSEEEEEEEEEEEEEEGWLGLSPRWDEDGDPRHNFCGFRKFFLCEEPPPARPGARPPGLPGLPAPWALPPTAKEVERNAQELVAEEERMKRKAEKKKLKKKKQKERKKQEKLGQELKSKREAESSASSLSSAAGAGHPQDSNAEEGGEGWRGPSTSPCPQGSAAPSREKGGSREEMEDELDLSCTFVFKARQKAGVRLPAPGKEKPPRKDSAEPGKRAPRKAPPPQPVPPDASAVEQSLVLAGRGNEAAQKGHYAEAVLAFTEAVRLNPGEHRLFGNRSYCYEKLRRYEEALGDAQVALRLRPGWPKGFFRKGKALRGLERYAEAVGTFEELLRRDGANADAVAQLEACRALLRRSSPGGVPVSPSPLEAGEPPPPPPGEWVSRSRRDTDASGFVTVVGSRSQARGQGRAAASGQQTLPPNHPARDCYPLWVGNVTARVTEKVLRGSFGRFGEIRSIRLLPERRCAFVNYGRKAAAEAAYGAMQDAEVEGSRLVLQLKHPSHATPSPRRHPEPHGKLGAPHWGLR